Proteins co-encoded in one Setaria viridis chromosome 9, Setaria_viridis_v4.0, whole genome shotgun sequence genomic window:
- the LOC117836792 gene encoding serine carboxypeptidase 1 isoform X2 has translation MHTLPIKMKRGLLILWSLFYSSAANIATRNQANQPLEFDHWILSSKHVQGKQDSTLKNGTSPSVHRGRDPKNNLQEQDKIVSMPGQTGVVEFDQYAGYVTVDAKAGRALFYYFVEAPQDPLDKPLVLWLNGGPGCSSFGSGAMLELGPFSVRNDNKTLYRKRHAWNRVANMLFVEIPAGVGYSYSNTTSDYYNTGDQRTTDDAYTFIVNWLEKFPEYRDRDFFITGESYAGHYIPELANLIVSKNRASNATNVKLKGVAIGNADLDDNLTLRASFDYYWMHAMISRKAYRAIKDKCDFNGTYTKDCQNAMNLATQEKGNVDDYDIYAPTCHDASNPSKSSDSLVGDPCTNHYVSSYLNRPEVQKALHANTTGLHYPWMDCRLLATSLGIKAWSSQQSEEPGTWSHTTSLAEHWHYSHRS, from the exons ATGCACACGCTTCCTATCAAAATGAAAAGAGGCCTCCTGATACTTTGGTCCTTGTTCTACTCCAGTGCTGCAAACATAGCCACTAGAAACCAGGCCAACCAGCCTCTTGAATTTGATCATTGGATATTATCCAGCAAACATGTTCAAGGAAAACAAGACTCGACTTTGAAGAATGGAACTAGTCCCTCAGTGCATAGAGGTAGAGACCCAAAAAATAATCTACAGGAGCAGGATAAGATTGTATCGATGCCAGGGCAAACAGGGGTAGTAGAATTTGACCAATATGCAGGATATGTCACGGTGGATGCAAAGGCTGGAAGGGCATTGTTCTACTACTTTGTTGAGGCTCCTCAAGATCCCTTGGACAAACCGCTAGTCCTATGGCTAAATGGAG GGCCCGGCTGTTCATCCTTTGGATCTGGGGCCATGCTTGAACTTGGTCCTTTCTCTGTCCGTAATGACAACAAGACACTGTACAGGAAAAGGCATGCATGGAACAGAG TGGCCAATATGCTGTTCGTTGAGATCCCAGCTGGTGTTGGGTACTCATATTCGAACACTACCTCAGATTATTATAATACCGGTGACCAAAGAACCACAGACGATGCTTATACCTTTATTGTCAATTGGCTAGAGAAATTTCCTGAGTATCGGGACCGTGATTTCTTCATAACTGGTGAGAGCTATGCGGGTCACTATATACCAGAGCTTGCTAATCTGATTGTTTCTAAGAATAGAGCCAGCAATGCAACTAATGTCAAACTTAAAGGTGTTGCG ATTGGAAATGCAGACTTGGATGACAATTTGACTCTAAGAGCATCGTTTGACTACTATTGGATGCATGCTATGATTTCTAGAAAAGCTTACAGAGCCATCAAGGATAAATGTGACTTTAATGGGACATACACTAAAGATTGCCAAAATGCCATGAACTTAGCTACCCAGGAAAAAGGAAATGTTGATGACTATGACATCTATGCACCAACATGCCATGATGCCTCAAATCCTTCTAAATCAAGTGACTCG CTAGTGGGCGATCCATGCACAAACCACTATGTTTCCTCTTACCTAAATCGTCCTGAGGTCCAAAAGGCACTCCATGCAAACACAACAGGGTTACACTACCCATGGATGGATTGTAG
- the LOC117836791 gene encoding serine carboxypeptidase 1 isoform X2, protein MGNCWRCSPLASKIRRDAFAIQFFCLILIQASLADEAGRLHEFSRSRMEMQHDRIDNKMLTSWSMDHPIYVGPQDGLKKVDKISELPGQPGKAVFDQYAGYVTVDATSGKALFYYFAEAAEEPSTKPLVLWLNGGPGCSSLGGAMLEIGPFFVNRDNKTLSRNKYAWNNDHSWMTVANMLFLESPAGVGFSYSNRTSDYNNTGDRSTTADAYTFLINWLERFPEYKGHSFFITGESYGGHYIPQLANTILSNNKIMNITMINLKGIAIGNAYLNDDTNTRATIDYYWTHAMISKETHKAVQENCSFNGTYTGLCRTAIEAANNEKGLIDQSNIYASFCWDASAPRQHHASVTNTDPCASYYMRSYLNRQEVQRAFHANTTGLKQPWLDCSHIISPENWKDAQVSMLPSIQQLISSGIRTWLYSGDIDAVCPVTSTLYSLDILGLQINSPWRAWYSDDGEVGGYVVEYKGLVFATVRGAGHMVPTYQPQRALTLFSSFLQGKMPPE, encoded by the exons ATGGGCAATTGTTGGAGGTGTTCTCCTTTGGCCTCCAAGATCAGAAGAGATGCATTTGCCATCCAATTCTTCTGCCTCATACTCATACAAGCGTCACTTGCGGATGAGGCTGGTCGACTGCACGAGTTCTCCAGGTCAAGAATGGAGATGCAGCATGATCGAATAGACAATAAAATGCTTACAAGTTGGAGCATGGATCATCCAATATATGTGGGTCCACAAGATGGGCTGAAAAAGGTTGATAAGATCAGTGAGCTTCCTGGGCAACCGGGAAAGGCTGTCTTTGATCAGTATGCAGGCTATGTCACAGTTGATGCAACATCTGGGAAGGCCCTCTTTTACTACTTTGCAGAGGCTGCTGAGGAACCATCCACCAAGCCATTGGTCCTGTGGCTGAATGGAG GGCCTGGTTGTTCTTCTCTGGGAGGTGCTATGCTTGAAATTGGACCATTCTTCGTCAACAGAGATAACAAGACATTATCCAGAAACAAATATGCCTGGAACAATG ATCATTCCTGGATGACAGTGGCAAACATGCTCTTCCTTGAGAGCCCTGCTGGTGTTGGTTTCTCATATTCGAACAGAACATCAGATTACAATAACACTGGTGACAGGAGCACCACAGCAGATGCATATACTTTCCTCATCAACTGGCTTGAGAGGTTCCCGGAGTACAAGGGCCACAGCTTCTTTATAACTGGTGAAAGTTATGGTGGCCACTACATACCACAGCTTGCCAACACTATTCTGTCAAATAACAAAATCATGAACATCACTATGATCAATCTCAAAGGAATTGCT ATTGGAAATGCGTACCTCAATGATGACACGAACACAAGAGCGACCATCGATTACTACTGGACACATGCTATGATCTCCAAAGAAACTCACAAAGCAGTCCAGGAAAATTGCAGTTTTAATGGAACATACACAGGACTCTGTAGAACCGCGATAGAAGCAGCTAATAATGAGAAGGGCCTCATTGATCAGTCCAACATCTATGCATCCTTCTGCTGGGATGCTTCTGCTCCCCGACAGCATCATGCCTCG GTAACCAACACTGACCCCTGCGCCAGTTACTATATGCGATCATATCTGAACCGCCAAGAGGTGCAGAGAGCATTTCATGCAAACACCACAGGATTGAAGCAGCCATGGTTGGATTGCAG TCATATCATTTCTCCTGAAAATTGGAAAGATGCCCAAGTCTCTATGCTGCCATCTATTCAGCAATTAATTTCAAGTGGAATAAGAACATGGCTGTATAG TGGTGATATTGATGCTGTGTGTCCAGTGACTTCAACACTGTATTCATTAGACATCCTGGGGCTGCAGATAAACTCACCATGGAGGGCATGGTATTCTGATGATGGTGAG GTTGGAGGCTATGTGGTTGAGTACAAAGGTCTGGTATTTGCAACGGTCAGAGGAGCTGGACATATGGTTCCTACCTACCAACCCCAAAGGGCGCTCACCTTGTTCTCGTCATTCCTGCAAGGGAAGATGCCCCCTGAATGA
- the LOC117836791 gene encoding serine carboxypeptidase 1 isoform X3, whose amino-acid sequence MGNCWRCSPLASKIRRDAFAIQFFCLILIQASLADEAGRLHEFSRSRMEMQHDRIDNKMLTSWSMDHPIYVGPQDGLKKVDKISELPGQPGKAVFDQYAGYVTVDATSGKALFYYFAEAAEEPSTKPLVLWLNGGPGCSSLGGAMLEIGPFFVNRDNKTLSRNKYAWNNVANMLFLESPAGVGFSYSNRTSDYNNTGDRSTTADAYTFLINWLERFPEYKGHSFFITGESYGGHYIPQLANTILSNNKIMNITMINLKGIAIGNAYLNDDTNTRATIDYYWTHAMISKETHKAVQENCSFNGTYTGLCRTAIEAANNEKGLIDQSNIYASFCWDASAPRQHHASVTNTDPCASYYMRSYLNRQEVQRAFHANTTGLKQPWLDCSHIISPENWKDAQVSMLPSIQQLISSGIRTWLYSGDIDAVCPVTSTLYSLDILGLQINSPWRAWYSDDGEVGGYVVEYKGLVFATVRGAGHMVPTYQPQRALTLFSSFLQGKMPPE is encoded by the exons ATGGGCAATTGTTGGAGGTGTTCTCCTTTGGCCTCCAAGATCAGAAGAGATGCATTTGCCATCCAATTCTTCTGCCTCATACTCATACAAGCGTCACTTGCGGATGAGGCTGGTCGACTGCACGAGTTCTCCAGGTCAAGAATGGAGATGCAGCATGATCGAATAGACAATAAAATGCTTACAAGTTGGAGCATGGATCATCCAATATATGTGGGTCCACAAGATGGGCTGAAAAAGGTTGATAAGATCAGTGAGCTTCCTGGGCAACCGGGAAAGGCTGTCTTTGATCAGTATGCAGGCTATGTCACAGTTGATGCAACATCTGGGAAGGCCCTCTTTTACTACTTTGCAGAGGCTGCTGAGGAACCATCCACCAAGCCATTGGTCCTGTGGCTGAATGGAG GGCCTGGTTGTTCTTCTCTGGGAGGTGCTATGCTTGAAATTGGACCATTCTTCGTCAACAGAGATAACAAGACATTATCCAGAAACAAATATGCCTGGAACAATG TGGCAAACATGCTCTTCCTTGAGAGCCCTGCTGGTGTTGGTTTCTCATATTCGAACAGAACATCAGATTACAATAACACTGGTGACAGGAGCACCACAGCAGATGCATATACTTTCCTCATCAACTGGCTTGAGAGGTTCCCGGAGTACAAGGGCCACAGCTTCTTTATAACTGGTGAAAGTTATGGTGGCCACTACATACCACAGCTTGCCAACACTATTCTGTCAAATAACAAAATCATGAACATCACTATGATCAATCTCAAAGGAATTGCT ATTGGAAATGCGTACCTCAATGATGACACGAACACAAGAGCGACCATCGATTACTACTGGACACATGCTATGATCTCCAAAGAAACTCACAAAGCAGTCCAGGAAAATTGCAGTTTTAATGGAACATACACAGGACTCTGTAGAACCGCGATAGAAGCAGCTAATAATGAGAAGGGCCTCATTGATCAGTCCAACATCTATGCATCCTTCTGCTGGGATGCTTCTGCTCCCCGACAGCATCATGCCTCG GTAACCAACACTGACCCCTGCGCCAGTTACTATATGCGATCATATCTGAACCGCCAAGAGGTGCAGAGAGCATTTCATGCAAACACCACAGGATTGAAGCAGCCATGGTTGGATTGCAG TCATATCATTTCTCCTGAAAATTGGAAAGATGCCCAAGTCTCTATGCTGCCATCTATTCAGCAATTAATTTCAAGTGGAATAAGAACATGGCTGTATAG TGGTGATATTGATGCTGTGTGTCCAGTGACTTCAACACTGTATTCATTAGACATCCTGGGGCTGCAGATAAACTCACCATGGAGGGCATGGTATTCTGATGATGGTGAG GTTGGAGGCTATGTGGTTGAGTACAAAGGTCTGGTATTTGCAACGGTCAGAGGAGCTGGACATATGGTTCCTACCTACCAACCCCAAAGGGCGCTCACCTTGTTCTCGTCATTCCTGCAAGGGAAGATGCCCCCTGAATGA
- the LOC117836791 gene encoding serine carboxypeptidase 1 isoform X4, with amino-acid sequence MGNCWRCSPLASKIRRDAFAIQFFCLILIQASLADEAGRLHEFSRSRMEMQHDRIDNKMLTSWSMDHPIYVGPQDGLKKVDKISELPGQPGKAVFDQYAGYVTVDATSGKALFYYFAEAAEEPSTKPLVLWLNGGPGCSSLGGAMLEIGPFFVNRDNKTLSRNKYAWNNGRLIPTRLHMAVNTLNTSVLTDHSWMTVANMLFLESPAGVGFSYSNRTSDYNNTGDRSTTADAYTFLINWLERFPEYKGHSFFITGESYGGHYIPQLANTILSNNKIMNITMINLKGIAIGNAYLNDDTNTRATIDYYWTHAMISKETHKAVQENCSFNGTYTGLCRTAIEAANNEKGLIDQSNIYASFCWDASAPRQHHASVTNTDPCASYYMRSYLNRQEVQRAFHANTTGLKQPWLDCSGDIDAVCPVTSTLYSLDILGLQINSPWRAWYSDDGEVGGYVVEYKGLVFATVRGAGHMVPTYQPQRALTLFSSFLQGKMPPE; translated from the exons ATGGGCAATTGTTGGAGGTGTTCTCCTTTGGCCTCCAAGATCAGAAGAGATGCATTTGCCATCCAATTCTTCTGCCTCATACTCATACAAGCGTCACTTGCGGATGAGGCTGGTCGACTGCACGAGTTCTCCAGGTCAAGAATGGAGATGCAGCATGATCGAATAGACAATAAAATGCTTACAAGTTGGAGCATGGATCATCCAATATATGTGGGTCCACAAGATGGGCTGAAAAAGGTTGATAAGATCAGTGAGCTTCCTGGGCAACCGGGAAAGGCTGTCTTTGATCAGTATGCAGGCTATGTCACAGTTGATGCAACATCTGGGAAGGCCCTCTTTTACTACTTTGCAGAGGCTGCTGAGGAACCATCCACCAAGCCATTGGTCCTGTGGCTGAATGGAG GGCCTGGTTGTTCTTCTCTGGGAGGTGCTATGCTTGAAATTGGACCATTCTTCGTCAACAGAGATAACAAGACATTATCCAGAAACAAATATGCCTGGAACAATGGTAGGCTGATTCCCACAAGGTTACATATGGCAGTTAACACTCTTAATACCTCTGTGCTGACAGATCATTCCTGGATGACAGTGGCAAACATGCTCTTCCTTGAGAGCCCTGCTGGTGTTGGTTTCTCATATTCGAACAGAACATCAGATTACAATAACACTGGTGACAGGAGCACCACAGCAGATGCATATACTTTCCTCATCAACTGGCTTGAGAGGTTCCCGGAGTACAAGGGCCACAGCTTCTTTATAACTGGTGAAAGTTATGGTGGCCACTACATACCACAGCTTGCCAACACTATTCTGTCAAATAACAAAATCATGAACATCACTATGATCAATCTCAAAGGAATTGCT ATTGGAAATGCGTACCTCAATGATGACACGAACACAAGAGCGACCATCGATTACTACTGGACACATGCTATGATCTCCAAAGAAACTCACAAAGCAGTCCAGGAAAATTGCAGTTTTAATGGAACATACACAGGACTCTGTAGAACCGCGATAGAAGCAGCTAATAATGAGAAGGGCCTCATTGATCAGTCCAACATCTATGCATCCTTCTGCTGGGATGCTTCTGCTCCCCGACAGCATCATGCCTCG GTAACCAACACTGACCCCTGCGCCAGTTACTATATGCGATCATATCTGAACCGCCAAGAGGTGCAGAGAGCATTTCATGCAAACACCACAGGATTGAAGCAGCCATGGTTGGATTGCAG TGGTGATATTGATGCTGTGTGTCCAGTGACTTCAACACTGTATTCATTAGACATCCTGGGGCTGCAGATAAACTCACCATGGAGGGCATGGTATTCTGATGATGGTGAG GTTGGAGGCTATGTGGTTGAGTACAAAGGTCTGGTATTTGCAACGGTCAGAGGAGCTGGACATATGGTTCCTACCTACCAACCCCAAAGGGCGCTCACCTTGTTCTCGTCATTCCTGCAAGGGAAGATGCCCCCTGAATGA
- the LOC117836791 gene encoding serine carboxypeptidase 1 isoform X1: MGNCWRCSPLASKIRRDAFAIQFFCLILIQASLADEAGRLHEFSRSRMEMQHDRIDNKMLTSWSMDHPIYVGPQDGLKKVDKISELPGQPGKAVFDQYAGYVTVDATSGKALFYYFAEAAEEPSTKPLVLWLNGGPGCSSLGGAMLEIGPFFVNRDNKTLSRNKYAWNNGRLIPTRLHMAVNTLNTSVLTDHSWMTVANMLFLESPAGVGFSYSNRTSDYNNTGDRSTTADAYTFLINWLERFPEYKGHSFFITGESYGGHYIPQLANTILSNNKIMNITMINLKGIAIGNAYLNDDTNTRATIDYYWTHAMISKETHKAVQENCSFNGTYTGLCRTAIEAANNEKGLIDQSNIYASFCWDASAPRQHHASVTNTDPCASYYMRSYLNRQEVQRAFHANTTGLKQPWLDCSHIISPENWKDAQVSMLPSIQQLISSGIRTWLYSGDIDAVCPVTSTLYSLDILGLQINSPWRAWYSDDGEVGGYVVEYKGLVFATVRGAGHMVPTYQPQRALTLFSSFLQGKMPPE; the protein is encoded by the exons ATGGGCAATTGTTGGAGGTGTTCTCCTTTGGCCTCCAAGATCAGAAGAGATGCATTTGCCATCCAATTCTTCTGCCTCATACTCATACAAGCGTCACTTGCGGATGAGGCTGGTCGACTGCACGAGTTCTCCAGGTCAAGAATGGAGATGCAGCATGATCGAATAGACAATAAAATGCTTACAAGTTGGAGCATGGATCATCCAATATATGTGGGTCCACAAGATGGGCTGAAAAAGGTTGATAAGATCAGTGAGCTTCCTGGGCAACCGGGAAAGGCTGTCTTTGATCAGTATGCAGGCTATGTCACAGTTGATGCAACATCTGGGAAGGCCCTCTTTTACTACTTTGCAGAGGCTGCTGAGGAACCATCCACCAAGCCATTGGTCCTGTGGCTGAATGGAG GGCCTGGTTGTTCTTCTCTGGGAGGTGCTATGCTTGAAATTGGACCATTCTTCGTCAACAGAGATAACAAGACATTATCCAGAAACAAATATGCCTGGAACAATGGTAGGCTGATTCCCACAAGGTTACATATGGCAGTTAACACTCTTAATACCTCTGTGCTGACAGATCATTCCTGGATGACAGTGGCAAACATGCTCTTCCTTGAGAGCCCTGCTGGTGTTGGTTTCTCATATTCGAACAGAACATCAGATTACAATAACACTGGTGACAGGAGCACCACAGCAGATGCATATACTTTCCTCATCAACTGGCTTGAGAGGTTCCCGGAGTACAAGGGCCACAGCTTCTTTATAACTGGTGAAAGTTATGGTGGCCACTACATACCACAGCTTGCCAACACTATTCTGTCAAATAACAAAATCATGAACATCACTATGATCAATCTCAAAGGAATTGCT ATTGGAAATGCGTACCTCAATGATGACACGAACACAAGAGCGACCATCGATTACTACTGGACACATGCTATGATCTCCAAAGAAACTCACAAAGCAGTCCAGGAAAATTGCAGTTTTAATGGAACATACACAGGACTCTGTAGAACCGCGATAGAAGCAGCTAATAATGAGAAGGGCCTCATTGATCAGTCCAACATCTATGCATCCTTCTGCTGGGATGCTTCTGCTCCCCGACAGCATCATGCCTCG GTAACCAACACTGACCCCTGCGCCAGTTACTATATGCGATCATATCTGAACCGCCAAGAGGTGCAGAGAGCATTTCATGCAAACACCACAGGATTGAAGCAGCCATGGTTGGATTGCAG TCATATCATTTCTCCTGAAAATTGGAAAGATGCCCAAGTCTCTATGCTGCCATCTATTCAGCAATTAATTTCAAGTGGAATAAGAACATGGCTGTATAG TGGTGATATTGATGCTGTGTGTCCAGTGACTTCAACACTGTATTCATTAGACATCCTGGGGCTGCAGATAAACTCACCATGGAGGGCATGGTATTCTGATGATGGTGAG GTTGGAGGCTATGTGGTTGAGTACAAAGGTCTGGTATTTGCAACGGTCAGAGGAGCTGGACATATGGTTCCTACCTACCAACCCCAAAGGGCGCTCACCTTGTTCTCGTCATTCCTGCAAGGGAAGATGCCCCCTGAATGA
- the LOC117836791 gene encoding serine carboxypeptidase 1 isoform X5 translates to MGNCWRCSPLASKIRRDAFAIQFFCLILIQASLADEAGRLHEFSRSRMEMQHDRIDNKMLTSWSMDHPIYVGPQDGLKKVDKISELPGQPGKAVFDQYAGYVTVDATSGKALFYYFAEAAEEPSTKPLVLWLNGGPGCSSLGGAMLEIGPFFVNRDNKTLSRNKYAWNNGRLIPTRLHMAVNTLNTSVLTDHSWMTVANMLFLESPAGVGFSYSNRTSDYNNTGDRSTTADAYTFLINWLERFPEYKGHSFFITGESYGGHYIPQLANTILSNNKIMNITMINLKGIAIGNAYLNDDTNTRATIDYYWTHAMISKETHKAVQENCSFNGTYTGLCRTAIEAANNEKGLIDQSNIYASFCWDASAPRQHHASVTNTDPCASYYMRSYLNRQEVQRAFHANTTGLKQPWLDCSHIISPENWKDAQVSMLPSIQQLISSGIRTWLYSGDIDAVCPVTSTLYSLDILGLQINSPWRAWYSDDGWRLCG, encoded by the exons ATGGGCAATTGTTGGAGGTGTTCTCCTTTGGCCTCCAAGATCAGAAGAGATGCATTTGCCATCCAATTCTTCTGCCTCATACTCATACAAGCGTCACTTGCGGATGAGGCTGGTCGACTGCACGAGTTCTCCAGGTCAAGAATGGAGATGCAGCATGATCGAATAGACAATAAAATGCTTACAAGTTGGAGCATGGATCATCCAATATATGTGGGTCCACAAGATGGGCTGAAAAAGGTTGATAAGATCAGTGAGCTTCCTGGGCAACCGGGAAAGGCTGTCTTTGATCAGTATGCAGGCTATGTCACAGTTGATGCAACATCTGGGAAGGCCCTCTTTTACTACTTTGCAGAGGCTGCTGAGGAACCATCCACCAAGCCATTGGTCCTGTGGCTGAATGGAG GGCCTGGTTGTTCTTCTCTGGGAGGTGCTATGCTTGAAATTGGACCATTCTTCGTCAACAGAGATAACAAGACATTATCCAGAAACAAATATGCCTGGAACAATGGTAGGCTGATTCCCACAAGGTTACATATGGCAGTTAACACTCTTAATACCTCTGTGCTGACAGATCATTCCTGGATGACAGTGGCAAACATGCTCTTCCTTGAGAGCCCTGCTGGTGTTGGTTTCTCATATTCGAACAGAACATCAGATTACAATAACACTGGTGACAGGAGCACCACAGCAGATGCATATACTTTCCTCATCAACTGGCTTGAGAGGTTCCCGGAGTACAAGGGCCACAGCTTCTTTATAACTGGTGAAAGTTATGGTGGCCACTACATACCACAGCTTGCCAACACTATTCTGTCAAATAACAAAATCATGAACATCACTATGATCAATCTCAAAGGAATTGCT ATTGGAAATGCGTACCTCAATGATGACACGAACACAAGAGCGACCATCGATTACTACTGGACACATGCTATGATCTCCAAAGAAACTCACAAAGCAGTCCAGGAAAATTGCAGTTTTAATGGAACATACACAGGACTCTGTAGAACCGCGATAGAAGCAGCTAATAATGAGAAGGGCCTCATTGATCAGTCCAACATCTATGCATCCTTCTGCTGGGATGCTTCTGCTCCCCGACAGCATCATGCCTCG GTAACCAACACTGACCCCTGCGCCAGTTACTATATGCGATCATATCTGAACCGCCAAGAGGTGCAGAGAGCATTTCATGCAAACACCACAGGATTGAAGCAGCCATGGTTGGATTGCAG TCATATCATTTCTCCTGAAAATTGGAAAGATGCCCAAGTCTCTATGCTGCCATCTATTCAGCAATTAATTTCAAGTGGAATAAGAACATGGCTGTATAG TGGTGATATTGATGCTGTGTGTCCAGTGACTTCAACACTGTATTCATTAGACATCCTGGGGCTGCAGATAAACTCACCATGGAGGGCATGGTATTCTGATGATG GTTGGAGGCTATGTGGTTGA
- the LOC117836791 gene encoding serine carboxypeptidase 1 isoform X6, with translation MGNCWRCSPLASKIRRDAFAIQFFCLILIQASLADEAGRLHEFSRSRMEMQHDRIDNKMLTSWSMDHPIYVGPQDGLKKVDKISELPGQPGKAVFDQYAGYVTVDATSGKALFYYFAEAAEEPSTKPLVLWLNGGPGCSSLGGAMLEIGPFFVNRDNKTLSRNKYAWNNGRLIPTRLHMAVNTLNTSVLTDHSWMTVANMLFLESPAGVGFSYSNRTSDYNNTGDRSTTADAYTFLINWLERFPEYKGHSFFITGESYGGHYIPQLANTILSNNKIMNITMINLKGIAIGNAYLNDDTNTRATIDYYWTHAMISKETHKAVQENCSFNGTYTGLCRTAIEAANNEKGLIDQSNIYASFCWDASAPRQHHASVTNTDPCASYYMRSYLNRQEVQRAFHANTTGLKQPWLDCSGDIDAVCPVTSTLYSLDILGLQINSPWRAWYSDDGWRLCG, from the exons ATGGGCAATTGTTGGAGGTGTTCTCCTTTGGCCTCCAAGATCAGAAGAGATGCATTTGCCATCCAATTCTTCTGCCTCATACTCATACAAGCGTCACTTGCGGATGAGGCTGGTCGACTGCACGAGTTCTCCAGGTCAAGAATGGAGATGCAGCATGATCGAATAGACAATAAAATGCTTACAAGTTGGAGCATGGATCATCCAATATATGTGGGTCCACAAGATGGGCTGAAAAAGGTTGATAAGATCAGTGAGCTTCCTGGGCAACCGGGAAAGGCTGTCTTTGATCAGTATGCAGGCTATGTCACAGTTGATGCAACATCTGGGAAGGCCCTCTTTTACTACTTTGCAGAGGCTGCTGAGGAACCATCCACCAAGCCATTGGTCCTGTGGCTGAATGGAG GGCCTGGTTGTTCTTCTCTGGGAGGTGCTATGCTTGAAATTGGACCATTCTTCGTCAACAGAGATAACAAGACATTATCCAGAAACAAATATGCCTGGAACAATGGTAGGCTGATTCCCACAAGGTTACATATGGCAGTTAACACTCTTAATACCTCTGTGCTGACAGATCATTCCTGGATGACAGTGGCAAACATGCTCTTCCTTGAGAGCCCTGCTGGTGTTGGTTTCTCATATTCGAACAGAACATCAGATTACAATAACACTGGTGACAGGAGCACCACAGCAGATGCATATACTTTCCTCATCAACTGGCTTGAGAGGTTCCCGGAGTACAAGGGCCACAGCTTCTTTATAACTGGTGAAAGTTATGGTGGCCACTACATACCACAGCTTGCCAACACTATTCTGTCAAATAACAAAATCATGAACATCACTATGATCAATCTCAAAGGAATTGCT ATTGGAAATGCGTACCTCAATGATGACACGAACACAAGAGCGACCATCGATTACTACTGGACACATGCTATGATCTCCAAAGAAACTCACAAAGCAGTCCAGGAAAATTGCAGTTTTAATGGAACATACACAGGACTCTGTAGAACCGCGATAGAAGCAGCTAATAATGAGAAGGGCCTCATTGATCAGTCCAACATCTATGCATCCTTCTGCTGGGATGCTTCTGCTCCCCGACAGCATCATGCCTCG GTAACCAACACTGACCCCTGCGCCAGTTACTATATGCGATCATATCTGAACCGCCAAGAGGTGCAGAGAGCATTTCATGCAAACACCACAGGATTGAAGCAGCCATGGTTGGATTGCAG TGGTGATATTGATGCTGTGTGTCCAGTGACTTCAACACTGTATTCATTAGACATCCTGGGGCTGCAGATAAACTCACCATGGAGGGCATGGTATTCTGATGATG GTTGGAGGCTATGTGGTTGA